Part of the bacterium genome is shown below.
GACACCAACGACCGGCTCTACCTGCTGCGTGCCGTGCCCGTCCCGGCCGGGCAGACGACGGTGAGCCTCGGCCAGGCCGATCTCGCCGGCGCGACCACCATCGCCAGCCGCCTGCACGGCGTGTTCCTTGTCGCCGGGCAGCCCGTGGACGCGCAGGACCAGTTCCTCTTCGTGCCGCGCCGCCAGAGCGACCAGTTCCGCTCCGTCATCTGGGGCGCGGGCGGCGACAGCGGCCTCACCTGGCTGGCCATGCGCCAACTCCGCGCCGCCGGCTTCACCTATCACCTGTCGCACCCCTCGGCCTCGGGCAGCGTCGAGCGCCTCATGGCCCTGTGCGACCTGCCCCTGGTCTGCTACGCCTATCGCGTCATGGGCGGGGCCGATGACAGGGGCTGGCGCAAGGACCACTGGGTCAAGGATGTCGAGGACGGCTGCGTCTACAACCCGGAGTTGCAGCAGAAGGCCAGCGCGTCGGTGCTGGGGCGCATCAAGAACGTGATCCCCTATGGCGTCAGCCTCTACAGCCTCGGCGACGAGAACTACTTTGACTATGAGTCGGGCTTCTCCCCCGTGGGCCTGCAGTCGTTCCGGGCGATGCTCCAGCGCAAGCACGGGACGCTGCAGCAGCTCAACGCCACGTGGGGGACGCAGTTCGCCAGTTGGGACGAGGTCAAGCCGCTGCCGACAGCGGACGCGATCAAGCAGGGCCAGTGGCCCGCGGTCCATGACCACATGAGCTTCAACGAGCAGGAGTACGCCTTCTACCATCACTTCCTGCGCGAGGAGATACGCAAGGCCGACCCGGGGGCGTGGGTCGGGGCGGAGGGCTCCGTGCCGGGCGACCTGGAGGAGACGGTCGCGGGCCTGGAGATCTGGGGTCCGTACTCGGACAAGCGCGGCAATGAGCTGCTGCGGTCGCTGGTGTCACCGCAGGTGGTGCGGGGGAACTGGTGGGGGGGCTACGTGGGCTCGCACGGAGGCCGCGCCGGGGCAGACATCCTGTGGCGACAGCTCATCAGCGGGGCGGTCAACACCAGCCTCTACTTCGCCGCCGTCGGTTCCGAGGGGCTGTTCGCGAGCGAGCTGAGCTACGCCGACTACTTTGACAAGATGCTGCCGGAGCTACGCGAGATCTACGGCGGCATCGGCCAGCTCTTCGCTGCCGGCCGCGTGCCGGATGATGGAATCGCCATCCACTGGTCCCAGGTGAGCGAGCACGCCGCGAGGATGTTCACTGGTGTGGGCACCCCGGCGGCCTCGCAAGGCAACCTGCTGGCGCTGCTGGACCGCTGCGGCTTCGGCTATCGCTTCGTCACTACGAAGACGATCGGCCAGGGGACGCTCGACCAGGGCGTGCGCGTGCTCTTCCTGCCGTGCTCGCAGGCGCTGTCGGATGATGAAGTGAAGCGGATCACTGCCTTCGTGGACGCCGGCGGGCTGCTGGTCGCCGATGTCGGCGCGGGCCTGATGGACGGCAACTGCAAGCCGAAGTGGAAGGCCGGCGGGGCCTGGGAGGGGCAACTGGATGCCCTGCTGGGCGTCACCCGCAAGGGCGACCCGCAGTCCCAGCAGACCCCGGCCAGCCAGACCTTCGACCTCGGCGGCGCGAAGCTACCGCTGCGCGACTTCCCCTTCCGGCCGGACAGCTCGGTCGTGGCGCAGTCAACGGCACAGATCGGGGACACGCCGATCTTCCTGCTGCGCAGCCACGGCAAGGGGCGCGTGGTGTTCCTGAACTTCACCTTCCCCAATGCCGAGCATCCCGATGCCGTCCCCTTCTGCCGCGACCTGCTGGCAGCGCTGCAGGTCGCGCCGCGCTGCCATCTGACCGAGAGCAAGGGCTACCTGGCGCGGCGGTTCGTCCAGGGCGGCCTGGAGCTGATCGGCGTGGCGCGCGAGGGCAAGAACGCCCCCGACACGACGCTGCAGTTGGCCCAGCCCGCGTATGTCTACGACGTGCGCGCGGGGAAGGCGCTGGGCAAGCTGACCAGTGTGGCCCTGTCGGCCGGTGGACCGCCGGTGCGCGTTTTCGCGTTGCTGCCGACTCCGGCCAAGGCCCCGACCGTGGCGTCCCCGGCCGCCGCGGCACGTGGCAGCGTCACGAAGCTCGCGCTCACGCTACCTGGCGCCGCCGCAGGACGACTTGTGCGTCTGCAAGCCCTGCGGCCCGACGGCGCCGAGGCCATGCCCTACCGCGCCTATGTGACCATGCCCGGCCCGCAGGCCACGGCCCGGCTGCCGTGGGCCTACAGCGACCCGGCCGGGGCCTGGACCGTGCGCGTCACGGACGTGGCGACCGGGCAGAGCGGGACGTGTAGGGTGACGGTGCGTTAGGCGGCAAAGCGACGCACGGGGTGCCACGGCCAGGCCCCCTGGCCGTCCAGGGCATGGTCCAGGCACTGCCAGCCCTGCTGGCAGTGGCACCCGTGGCAGACTACGCGGCGGGGTCCCCGTCGGGCCACGCCCGACACCCAGCCCTGGTTCGGAGG
Proteins encoded:
- a CDS encoding beta-galactosidase, with the translated sequence MDTRRSAIILAVLAVCSLAHARHNGDYLRQVTTRLQTPHVDVVPRYAPGQPHVLFITPRTFAPREIVELWQRFDLDFDAFTTAHSGLMSFESDAGAAPYDLAVEGTSIEEKTSELLGLLAKPHEAFVMANASLDMLPKEAQYRLLKQVNDGAGLLFTYGRMTRLPIFKQPLADGREQITQGVPLAATDFFAREDVRKALRVQADSDIPGKVVETYRFGQGRIAVLTWGSGSGTYYGGHGLTPPEAYSLHWAADYDTFLSLVYRALLWTVGSRQPAVQFTGLPAGGTVYPRDSLPQQIPLTLKADKPLTGKLTVTVRDHTSAVEGRQELPLKLTAGDNTVSLALPKVKAGRHFLDLAVVSPQGVEQWGTVWCEVTAPVTMAQFGAASEFCEQGQAPALTATLSAPAPPQATIRLSLTDTNDRLYLLRAVPVPAGQTTVSLGQADLAGATTIASRLHGVFLVAGQPVDAQDQFLFVPRRQSDQFRSVIWGAGGDSGLTWLAMRQLRAAGFTYHLSHPSASGSVERLMALCDLPLVCYAYRVMGGADDRGWRKDHWVKDVEDGCVYNPELQQKASASVLGRIKNVIPYGVSLYSLGDENYFDYESGFSPVGLQSFRAMLQRKHGTLQQLNATWGTQFASWDEVKPLPTADAIKQGQWPAVHDHMSFNEQEYAFYHHFLREEIRKADPGAWVGAEGSVPGDLEETVAGLEIWGPYSDKRGNELLRSLVSPQVVRGNWWGGYVGSHGGRAGADILWRQLISGAVNTSLYFAAVGSEGLFASELSYADYFDKMLPELREIYGGIGQLFAAGRVPDDGIAIHWSQVSEHAARMFTGVGTPAASQGNLLALLDRCGFGYRFVTTKTIGQGTLDQGVRVLFLPCSQALSDDEVKRITAFVDAGGLLVADVGAGLMDGNCKPKWKAGGAWEGQLDALLGVTRKGDPQSQQTPASQTFDLGGAKLPLRDFPFRPDSSVVAQSTAQIGDTPIFLLRSHGKGRVVFLNFTFPNAEHPDAVPFCRDLLAALQVAPRCHLTESKGYLARRFVQGGLELIGVAREGKNAPDTTLQLAQPAYVYDVRAGKALGKLTSVALSAGGPPVRVFALLPTPAKAPTVASPAAAARGSVTKLALTLPGAAAGRLVRLQALRPDGAEAMPYRAYVTMPGPQATARLPWAYSDPAGAWTVRVTDVATGQSGTCRVTVR